One window of Nocardia sp. NBC_00508 genomic DNA carries:
- a CDS encoding TetR/AcrR family transcriptional regulator, with protein sequence MSRVVTKEQYFATGLEVLAEFGFKGLNIGVLCRRLGVTSGSFYHHFGSWQGFVDALLDHWENRQVRILGTMPFNQGNPDDDIRAMSDLAAGLHHSAEAAIRAWAANDESVNLALKRVDESRRRTVHKAVKGVVGDDDTAAVVTSLGMAMLVGYQQIAAGGEDLSLDGLLAEYARLIYSHARR encoded by the coding sequence ATGTCACGTGTGGTCACCAAGGAGCAGTACTTCGCCACCGGCTTGGAGGTGCTCGCCGAATTCGGCTTCAAGGGCCTGAACATCGGCGTGCTCTGTCGCCGGCTCGGCGTCACCAGCGGATCGTTCTACCACCACTTCGGCAGCTGGCAAGGATTCGTCGACGCCTTGCTCGACCACTGGGAGAACCGCCAGGTGCGCATCCTGGGGACGATGCCGTTCAACCAGGGCAACCCCGACGACGACATCCGCGCCATGTCCGACCTCGCCGCCGGACTGCACCACTCCGCCGAAGCCGCGATCCGCGCCTGGGCCGCCAACGACGAATCGGTCAATCTCGCCCTCAAACGCGTCGACGAATCCCGCAGGCGCACCGTGCACAAGGCGGTCAAAGGGGTCGTCGGTGACGACGACACCGCCGCGGTGGTCACCTCGCTGGGCATGGCGATGCTCGTCGGCTACCAGCAGATCGCCGCAGGCGGCGAAGACCTGTCACTGGACGGGCTGCTGGCCGAGTACGCGCGCCTGATCTACTCCCACGCCCGCCGCTGA